CAGCTTCTATGAACCGAGTTGATATAATGGAAGTTTTGTGTATGGGGTATTTAGATCTAGATGTAAATCAAGTTGATTCAAAAGGCCAGACGCCACTTCATATTGGTGCAAGTTATGGTTATGTTGAAGTACTTGAATTTTTGATCACATTAGGATGTGATCCGAATTTGGTGGATCATAGCGGTTGGAGTTCGGTCCATTGGGCTTCTTGGAATGGGCATTTGGACGCGGTTGAGGTTTTGCTAAGCGCGTCCACTTATGTGAAATACGCGGTGAATAAAGAAGGAAAGACTGCGTATTCTCTTGCGGTTGAAAAGGGGCATAGTGATTTATATGATGTGTTACATTTGGGTGACGTGTTGCATAGATGTGCGCGAAAAGGAGACGTTGAAGAAATGAGAAAGTGTTTAAGAGAAGGCGCGAATGTGAATGGAAAAGATCAAAATGGTTGGACACCTTTGCATAGATCGGCGTTTAAAGGTCATATGGATTGTGTTAAGGTGTTGCTAAGTTATGGTGCTCGGGTCGATTTGGTGGATGGTTGTGGTTACACGGCTCTTCATCGAGCGGTTGAGGTAGGGAACGCACAAGTGGCGATGGTGTTGATAGCGAATGGTGCGAAGGCTAATATGAAGTCTTTTGTTGTTCCTATTGAGTTGGAGTTGTTTAAGAAGTATCCGAGTGTTGCAGTAGAAAAGGCTTAGTTTTGGGGATCATATTGGGTCATTCGGGCGGGTTTTAGACACAAGTGTATGTATGTATAGTTTAGGCCCGTGTTAGGGTTACATAGACATGGTTAGTTAAATAGGATCTTTCGATGTTTTTCGTTTTATTTCGTGAACTTATATATTGAAAAGTTGTATGATATGATATATTATATCTACATCCCTCAAATCATTTGAACTGGTTGTTTAAGAAAAAATAACATTGTACAAATGTTTGACTGTTTGTTTTGGATCTTAACCAATCAAGGTTGCATAAAATTGCTACTAGGGGAGTACTCGGTCAAGAAGTACTCGGATGTAGACCAAGTTTAACTTTGACCCATTTTGATCTAAGTTTTGATGTATATTCCGAGTATAATTCCGAGTTTTGACCAAACACTCGCCGAGTACTCCCGAGTTGCAAAAACCGAGTACTCATCGAGTAATTGGGACTCTGCAACCGTGTAACTAAGTAACAACTCATTTTAATATATAAACCCGACTAAATTTTATAAATCAAACAATAATCGGTAATTTCACAGTCAGATAGACTGATGATTAACGATCAATTCACAAAGAAAGTGCCATTACAAAGATCGTtattttttgttatttttattttttccaaATTAAAACCCGAAGTGTTAACAAAATCGGTAATTTAGAAGTGGTGATTTGAAACCATTTGTAGAAAATTTGATGGATCAAGTGGATTGAATGGGTCAATATGGAAGTCATAAGTGTGGATGCATGGAATAGAAATctttctaaaatgatactaatgaaAGTTGGATTACTTGAAATAAATTTAAGttgtatgattttttttttttttttttttttttttccggcgaaaaaacgaatactcatatagaaacgaggtcGTTTTACAAAGGAAAACGCTCTCAACAGAAAATACAATAGGACATGGGAGAACGGGAGAACGGGAAAGCTCGTGCCTAGAAAGCAACTATCTAAA
This genomic stretch from Rutidosis leptorrhynchoides isolate AG116_Rl617_1_P2 chromosome 11, CSIRO_AGI_Rlap_v1, whole genome shotgun sequence harbors:
- the LOC139876844 gene encoding protein VAPYRIN-LIKE-like, encoding MDRLVKADVKEINLVFTKNQKCSTTCRLTNLMHTMSVAVSLNTTNPSTLSFTQSYSIIPPLGNKSFTILSKPYDHPPIGTPPDNVLVRSSMLPTGKASQEDLQRLFYRPGPHIFKDVTIPISFVGPHVVEYLISSSVVKTLETAFVLSKAILWCDESELTSLLKPAAMSGSSYVVSSLLDSGADVNKRDLDNDSVIYLAVKSGDIDTIRVVVESGCEVDQENDRLLHVAASMNRVDIMEVLCMGYLDLDVNQVDSKGQTPLHIGASYGYVEVLEFLITLGCDPNLVDHSGWSSVHWASWNGHLDAVEVLLSASTYVKYAVNKEGKTAYSLAVEKGHSDLYDVLHLGDVLHRCARKGDVEEMRKCLREGANVNGKDQNGWTPLHRSAFKGHMDCVKVLLSYGARVDLVDGCGYTALHRAVEVGNAQVAMVLIANGAKANMKSFVVPIELELFKKYPSVAVEKA